A region of Selenomonadales bacterium 4137-cl DNA encodes the following proteins:
- a CDS encoding ribosomal L7Ae/L30e/S12e/Gadd45 family protein — protein MNRTRLIALLGLAQKAGKIASGEVAVEYAVRSGKARLVLIAADASDNTKKSYRDLSAHYRVACHEGLSKDEFGHATGKPPRAAIAVTDAGFGKAIGELFKV, from the coding sequence ATGAACCGCACGCGGCTGATCGCTCTGCTGGGTCTCGCCCAGAAGGCCGGCAAGATCGCCTCGGGCGAGGTAGCCGTGGAATACGCGGTCCGATCCGGCAAGGCCAGGCTTGTGCTTATCGCCGCCGACGCTTCGGACAACACGAAAAAAAGTTATCGCGACCTGTCAGCTCATTATCGGGTCGCGTGCCATGAAGGACTTTCCAAAGATGAGTTCGGCCACGCCACCGGGAAACCGCCCCGGGCCGCGATCGCGGTGACCGACGCCGGCTTCGGCAAGGCGATCGGCGAGTTGTTTAAGGTCTGA
- the infB gene encoding translation initiation factor IF-2: MSKYRVYELAKDYNTTSKVIIDILARNNITVKNHMASLDDPEKAIIDRTFARKTGLPEEPKPAQAPSRPPLPPAGAPVRPQQPPRPAGQAPSAPQGQRPPMGGPQQGQRPPMGPRPGQGPQQQGQRPPMGGPQQGGRPPMGPRPGQGPQQQGQRPPMGGPQQGGRPPMGPRPGQGPQQQGQRPPMGGPQQGGRPPMGPRPGQGPQQGGRPPMGPRPGQGPQQGGRPPMGPRPGQGPQQGGRPPMGPRPGQGPQQGGRPSGGPPGRGSGGPPRGRDQGKSFADRNNGGRRGHSGRHASGGPSRPQAPKPEPQRPKNIKVGPSLTVKDLAAKMGREVSEVIKKLMMLGIMATINQEVDFDTAVVLGSEFGVTVEELPPEADPTEIAAIEDDPASLQPRPPVVTIMGHVDHGKTSLLDSIRQTNVTAQEAGGITQHIGAYQVVHQGKRIVFLDTPGHEAFTAMRARGANVTDIAILVVAADDGVMPQTIEALNHAKAAKVPIIVAVNKMDRPGANPDRVKQQLADHGLLPEDWGGDTIMVPVSAFTKQGIPDLLEMILLVAEMGDLKANPNRQALGTIIEAQLDKGRGPVATVLVQKGTLHIGDTIIAGVAYGKVRAMVNDRGDKVKKALPSTPVEVLGLSDVPQAGDVLYAVDERTARAVAEKRVAKKRTEDQAQGQKVSLDDLFKHIQEGSLKDLNIVVKADVQGSIEALRQSLENLKNKEVRVNIVHAGVGAVNESDVMLASTANALIIGFNVRPDNNARQAAEKEKIDIRLYRVIYEAINDVEAAMTGMLAPEYKEVVLGRVEVRQVISIPKAVVAGSYVLEGKITSSSQVRIIRNGIVVHEGKIESLRRFKDDVKEVASGYECGITIERFRDIKEGDIIEAFTMELVKPS, translated from the coding sequence ATGTCCAAATACCGTGTCTATGAATTAGCCAAGGATTATAACACGACGAGCAAGGTCATTATTGACATTTTGGCTCGCAACAACATAACCGTCAAGAATCACATGGCCAGTCTCGACGATCCGGAGAAGGCGATTATCGATCGCACTTTCGCCCGGAAAACCGGCCTGCCCGAAGAACCTAAGCCGGCGCAGGCCCCGAGCCGACCGCCGCTTCCGCCGGCAGGAGCGCCGGTGCGGCCTCAGCAGCCGCCCCGCCCCGCCGGACAGGCGCCCTCGGCTCCCCAAGGTCAACGCCCGCCGATGGGCGGCCCGCAGCAGGGTCAACGCCCGCCGATGGGTCCGCGCCCCGGCCAAGGCCCGCAACAGCAGGGCCAACGCCCGCCGATGGGCGGCCCGCAACAAGGTGGCAGGCCGCCGATGGGCCCGCGCCCCGGCCAGGGTCCGCAACAGCAGGGTCAACGCCCGCCGATGGGCGGCCCGCAGCAGGGCGGCAGGCCGCCGATGGGTCCGCGCCCCGGCCAGGGTCCGCAACAGCAGGGTCAACGCCCGCCGATGGGCGGCCCGCAGCAAGGCGGCAGGCCGCCGATGGGTCCGCGCCCCGGTCAGGGTCCGCAGCAAGGCGGCAGGCCGCCGATGGGTCCGCGCCCCGGTCAGGGTCCGCAGCAGGGCGGCAGGCCGCCGATGGGTCCGCGTCCCGGTCAGGGTCCGCAACAAGGCGGCAGACCGCCGATGGGTCCGCGTCCCGGCCAGGGTCCGCAGCAAGGCGGCAGACCGTCGGGCGGGCCTCCGGGAAGAGGCTCGGGCGGTCCGCCGCGCGGCCGCGACCAGGGCAAGTCGTTCGCCGACCGTAACAATGGCGGCCGCAGAGGACATTCCGGCAGACACGCTTCCGGCGGTCCTTCCCGCCCGCAGGCTCCGAAACCCGAACCGCAGCGGCCGAAGAACATCAAGGTCGGACCGTCTCTCACCGTAAAAGACCTGGCCGCGAAGATGGGCCGGGAAGTAAGCGAGGTTATCAAGAAGCTCATGATGCTCGGCATCATGGCGACGATAAATCAGGAAGTCGATTTCGACACCGCCGTCGTCCTCGGCAGCGAGTTCGGCGTGACGGTTGAGGAATTGCCGCCTGAAGCCGACCCGACAGAGATCGCCGCGATCGAGGACGATCCGGCCAGCCTCCAGCCCCGGCCGCCGGTGGTCACGATCATGGGGCACGTCGACCATGGCAAGACCTCGCTGCTCGACTCGATCCGCCAGACCAACGTCACCGCTCAGGAGGCCGGCGGCATAACGCAGCACATCGGCGCCTACCAGGTGGTCCACCAGGGCAAGCGGATCGTCTTCCTCGACACGCCCGGCCACGAGGCGTTTACCGCCATGCGGGCCCGCGGCGCCAACGTCACCGACATCGCTATCCTGGTCGTGGCCGCCGACGACGGCGTAATGCCGCAGACCATCGAGGCGCTCAATCATGCCAAGGCGGCCAAGGTGCCCATCATCGTGGCGGTCAACAAGATGGACCGCCCGGGCGCCAACCCCGACCGCGTCAAGCAGCAGCTTGCCGATCACGGCCTGCTGCCGGAGGACTGGGGCGGCGATACGATCATGGTGCCGGTTTCAGCCTTTACCAAGCAGGGCATCCCCGATCTGCTGGAGATGATTCTGCTGGTGGCCGAGATGGGCGATCTGAAGGCGAACCCCAACCGCCAGGCCCTCGGCACGATCATCGAGGCCCAACTGGACAAGGGCCGCGGCCCGGTGGCCACTGTCCTCGTCCAGAAAGGCACGCTGCATATCGGCGATACGATCATCGCCGGGGTCGCTTACGGCAAGGTCAGGGCAATGGTCAACGACCGCGGCGATAAGGTGAAGAAGGCTCTGCCGTCCACGCCGGTGGAGGTGCTCGGCCTGTCCGATGTTCCTCAGGCAGGCGATGTGCTGTACGCCGTCGATGAGCGCACCGCCAGAGCGGTGGCGGAGAAACGGGTCGCCAAGAAGCGGACCGAAGATCAGGCGCAGGGCCAGAAGGTGTCGCTCGACGACCTGTTCAAGCACATTCAGGAAGGCAGCCTCAAAGACCTCAATATCGTCGTCAAAGCCGATGTCCAGGGATCGATCGAGGCTCTCCGCCAGTCGCTGGAGAATCTCAAGAACAAAGAGGTGCGCGTCAATATCGTCCACGCCGGCGTAGGCGCGGTCAACGAGTCGGACGTCATGCTGGCGTCGACCGCCAACGCGCTAATCATCGGCTTCAACGTCCGCCCCGATAACAACGCCCGCCAGGCGGCCGAGAAGGAAAAGATTGATATCCGCCTCTACCGGGTAATCTACGAGGCGATCAACGACGTGGAAGCAGCCATGACCGGCATGCTGGCCCCCGAGTACAAGGAGGTCGTCCTCGGCCGCGTCGAGGTGCGCCAGGTTATCAGCATTCCCAAGGCGGTCGTGGCCGGGTCCTATGTGCTCGAAGGCAAGATCACGAGCAGTTCGCAGGTGCGCATCATTCGCAACGGTATCGTCGTCCACGAGGGCAAGATTGAATCTCTCCGGCGCTTCAAGGATGACGTCAAGGAGGTCGCCTCCGGCTACGAGTGCGGCATCACCATCGAGAGGTTCCGCGACATCAAGGAAGGCGACATCATCGAGGCGTTCACGATGGAATTAGTCAAACCCAGCTAA
- the rbfA gene encoding 30S ribosome-binding factor RbfA, translating into MSQLRTEKVQEFIKQELSKIILTELKDPRIGFVTVTRVDVTGDLRSAKAYVSLMGSAEEKAATWQALQKAVGHLRSEIGKRIQLRFSPEMSLHIDESLEYGAHINELLAKLKREEADR; encoded by the coding sequence ATGAGTCAGTTACGCACGGAAAAGGTACAGGAGTTCATTAAACAGGAACTGAGCAAAATAATCCTTACCGAACTCAAGGACCCCAGGATCGGTTTCGTGACCGTTACCAGGGTCGATGTGACCGGCGACCTGCGCTCGGCCAAGGCGTATGTCAGCCTGATGGGGAGCGCGGAGGAAAAGGCGGCGACCTGGCAGGCGCTCCAGAAGGCGGTCGGGCACCTCAGGAGCGAGATCGGCAAGCGCATCCAGCTGCGCTTTAGCCCCGAGATGTCGCTCCATATCGACGAGTCGCTGGAGTACGGCGCCCATATAAACGAATTGTTGGCAAAGCTTAAACGCGAAGAGGCGGACAGGTAG
- a CDS encoding DHH family phosphoesterase, with the protein MEISLRHVANMLNEAERIVITAHIHPDGDSLGSMLALYASLAAQGKKVWLLLDDEVPAVYRFLPGAELIRRPEGKMEADLLVVLDASDADRVTAVVEAVRAKTLNIDHHISNTKFTDYWYIDSQAAATGEIILDLLHLMKLEITADIAVNLFTAIATDCGFFRYANASSATLRHAADLIDRGARPHVIAEQLETKPLASIMTLRGVLDSLEIHAGGRIATVTVYVDAAENAAETTEGYINYPRNIEGVELAVLFKPVDDNATRVSFRSRRLDVARLALGFGGGGHARAAGCTVASGLAGAKEQILRAAERLLAESGL; encoded by the coding sequence ATGGAGATTTCCCTGCGCCATGTCGCCAATATGCTCAATGAGGCCGAACGGATTGTAATCACCGCCCATATCCACCCTGACGGGGATTCGCTGGGGTCGATGCTGGCTCTGTACGCCTCTTTGGCCGCCCAGGGCAAAAAGGTGTGGCTGCTGCTCGACGACGAGGTGCCGGCCGTGTACCGCTTCCTGCCAGGCGCGGAACTGATCCGCCGCCCTGAGGGCAAGATGGAGGCCGATCTGCTCGTCGTCCTCGACGCCAGCGACGCCGACCGCGTGACGGCGGTGGTGGAAGCTGTGAGGGCGAAGACGCTCAATATCGATCATCACATTTCGAACACGAAGTTCACCGATTACTGGTATATCGACAGCCAGGCCGCCGCTACGGGCGAGATAATCCTTGACCTGCTCCACCTAATGAAGCTGGAGATCACCGCCGATATCGCCGTCAATTTGTTCACGGCGATTGCCACCGATTGCGGCTTTTTCCGTTATGCGAACGCTTCTTCGGCCACGCTGCGCCACGCGGCCGACCTCATCGACCGCGGCGCCCGGCCGCATGTGATCGCCGAGCAGCTTGAAACCAAGCCGCTCGCCAGCATCATGACTCTCCGCGGTGTTCTCGACAGCCTTGAGATCCATGCCGGCGGCCGCATCGCCACCGTTACGGTGTACGTCGACGCCGCCGAGAACGCCGCCGAGACGACTGAGGGCTATATAAATTACCCCCGCAATATCGAGGGGGTGGAGTTAGCGGTGTTGTTCAAGCCTGTCGATGACAACGCGACCCGGGTTAGTTTTCGTTCGCGCCGCTTGGACGTAGCGCGCCTGGCGCTGGGCTTCGGCGGCGGCGGCCACGCGCGGGCCGCCGGTTGTACGGTCGCTAGCGGTCTGGCGGGCGCGAAGGAGCAGATTCTGCGGGCGGCGGAGCGCCTGCTGGCGGAATCGGGCTTATGA
- the truB gene encoding tRNA pseudouridine(55) synthase TruB has protein sequence MRSGIVNVLKPPGMTSHDVVSFVRRTYGLKKVGHAGTLDPAAAGVLPVFLGSATRLIEFTADADKAYRAELTFGYATDSGDDSGEVIAAREGFVTPPADEVAAVLASFAGESEQIPPMHSAIKIGGRKLYELARAGIAVERQPRSVTISAIGLVRVAAPTILFDVECSKGTYIRTLCADIGARIGCPAVMSFLVRTRVGDFTLAEAKSLEEIAADPDAALQPGDAAVRRLARVDLDDDEAARFTHGQSIPLASPATDGLLAVYRRTGDFLGIARHSPQAPLLVPVKVIGQTP, from the coding sequence ATGAGGTCAGGCATTGTTAATGTTCTCAAGCCTCCGGGAATGACGTCGCACGACGTCGTTTCCTTTGTGCGGCGGACATACGGCCTTAAGAAGGTCGGCCACGCCGGCACTCTCGACCCGGCGGCGGCCGGCGTTCTGCCTGTTTTTCTCGGCTCCGCCACCCGCCTGATCGAGTTCACCGCCGACGCCGATAAGGCATACCGGGCTGAGCTTACTTTCGGGTACGCCACCGACAGCGGCGACGACAGCGGCGAAGTTATCGCGGCGCGCGAGGGCTTCGTAACGCCGCCGGCGGATGAGGTCGCCGCCGTGCTGGCCTCTTTCGCGGGCGAAAGCGAGCAGATACCGCCGATGCATTCCGCGATAAAGATCGGCGGCCGCAAACTGTACGAGCTGGCCCGCGCCGGCATTGCCGTGGAGCGGCAGCCACGCTCTGTAACGATTTCCGCCATTGGCCTCGTCAGGGTCGCGGCGCCGACCATTCTTTTCGATGTAGAGTGCTCCAAAGGCACTTATATCAGGACGTTGTGCGCCGATATCGGCGCACGCATCGGCTGTCCGGCGGTGATGTCCTTCCTAGTGAGGACCAGGGTGGGGGATTTTACCCTCGCTGAGGCGAAATCTTTGGAGGAAATCGCCGCCGACCCGGACGCTGCCCTGCAGCCCGGGGACGCCGCCGTCCGCCGCCTCGCCCGCGTCGACCTGGATGATGACGAGGCGGCAAGGTTCACCCACGGCCAGAGCATCCCCCTCGCCAGCCCGGCGACTGATGGCCTGCTGGCCGTCTACCGCCGGACCGGCGACTTCCTCGGCATCGCCCGCCATAGCCCGCAGGCGCCGCTGCTGGTGCCTGTGAAGGTTATCGGCCAGACCCCGTAA
- a CDS encoding bifunctional riboflavin kinase/FAD synthetase, producing MEVYSRLSDIRGRFANSAVALGTFDGVHVGHQQIISRAVACARKSGGASIVFTFSNHPLSVIDPDRSPPLLVTAAYREELIAALGADVLLSVAFDHALLELSPAAFIDLLVDNLRPSCIVVGPNYSFGHRGEGTPEMLADAGRIRGFEVVVPPAVTKDGTVVSSTLIRQLILAGEVAAASPLLGRPFRVSGTVSRGEGRGRTLGFPTANITAAAGQIVPADGVYAVSVSTGDASYRGVANIGDNPTFKGKARSIEAHLLGFAGDLYGRTIAVDFLAKLRDEQTFAGAEELKDQIGRDIAAAERFFK from the coding sequence ATGGAGGTTTATTCCCGGCTGTCCGATATCCGCGGACGGTTCGCCAATTCGGCCGTCGCTTTGGGCACCTTTGACGGTGTTCACGTCGGTCACCAGCAGATTATCAGCAGGGCGGTCGCCTGTGCGCGTAAATCGGGCGGCGCCAGCATCGTTTTCACGTTCAGCAACCATCCCCTGTCGGTGATCGATCCCGACCGCAGCCCGCCGCTGCTCGTTACCGCCGCTTACCGGGAGGAGCTGATCGCCGCGCTCGGCGCCGATGTGCTCCTGTCGGTCGCCTTCGACCACGCCTTGCTGGAGTTGTCGCCCGCCGCTTTTATCGATTTGCTGGTGGACAACCTCCGGCCGTCGTGCATCGTCGTCGGCCCCAACTATTCCTTCGGGCACCGGGGCGAAGGCACGCCGGAAATGCTGGCCGACGCGGGCCGCATACGCGGTTTTGAGGTGGTGGTGCCGCCGGCCGTGACGAAGGACGGGACGGTTGTAAGCAGCACGCTCATCCGTCAGCTGATTCTCGCTGGCGAGGTTGCAGCGGCGTCGCCGCTGCTAGGGCGCCCTTTCCGCGTGAGCGGCACGGTGAGCAGGGGAGAGGGGCGCGGCCGCACCCTCGGTTTTCCCACCGCCAACATTACCGCCGCCGCCGGGCAGATCGTGCCGGCCGACGGGGTATACGCCGTCAGCGTCAGTACCGGCGACGCCAGCTATCGCGGCGTGGCCAACATCGGCGACAACCCGACCTTTAAAGGCAAGGCCCGCAGTATCGAGGCCCATTTGCTGGGCTTCGCCGGCGATCTCTACGGCCGGACGATCGCGGTCGATTTCCTCGCGAAGCTCCGCGACGAGCAAACCTTTGCGGGCGCTGAGGAGCTGAAAGACCAGATCGGCCGCGACATCGCCGCCGCGGAACGGTTTTTCAAATAA
- the rpsO gene encoding 30S ribosomal protein S15 yields the protein MVLTPELKQQLIEKYRVHESDTGSPEVQIAILTERINYLTEHLKEHKKDHHSRRGLLKMVGQRRGLLNYLRDNDIARYRVILEKLNLRK from the coding sequence ATCGTGCTTACGCCGGAACTTAAGCAGCAGCTCATCGAGAAGTATCGCGTCCATGAAAGCGATACCGGTTCGCCCGAGGTCCAGATCGCCATCCTCACCGAGCGCATCAACTACCTCACCGAACATCTCAAGGAGCACAAGAAAGACCATCACTCTCGCCGTGGTCTTTTGAAAATGGTCGGTCAGCGCCGGGGGCTTCTCAACTACCTGCGCGACAATGACATCGCTCGCTACCGCGTCATCCTCGAAAAACTCAACCTCAGAAAATAA
- a CDS encoding polyribonucleotide nucleotidyltransferase translates to MHTFQMQLGGRPLIIESGKMAKQASGSVLVRYGDTVVLVAATASASPREGIDFFPLTVDYEERLYAVGKIPGGFIKREGRPSEAAILSGRLIDRTIRPLFDESFRNDVHVVATVLSVDQNNPPDLPAMIGASCALAISDIPFGGPIAGVRVGLVDDQFVINPNIEQQEKSDLNLVVSGTKDAVLMVEAGANEVPEAKILDAIMFGHDVIRQVVALQEDMVSQIGKPKRELKRYEVPAEIEEAVRGRVTDALKTAVANADKQTREEQTKKVKDEAVAHFKEVFPDNPKEVSYMIGKVLKEIVRRMITVDKIRPDGRKLEEVRPITCEVGLLPRTHGSGLFTRGQTQILSVVTLGALSEDQLLDGLGVEDHKRYIHHYNFPPFSVGETRPMRGPGRREIGHGALAERALLPMIPSETDFPYTLRLVSEAIESNGSTSMGSVCGSTLALMDAGVPIKAPVSGVAMGLVKDGENFTILTDIQGLEDALGDMDFKVAGTEKGVTAIQMDIKIAGINRAILDSALDQAHRGRMHILGKMLAVIDKPRPDLSPYAPRIITLQIDPDKIRDVIGPGGKIIKKIIEQTGVTIDIEDDGKVYIAAVDQEAGKKAVSIIETLVRDVEVGATYLGKVTRLMNFGAFVEILPGKEGLVHISQLALERVAKVEDVVKPGDEILVKVTEIDRQGRINLSRKDLLRSEAAKNKEE, encoded by the coding sequence ATGCACACATTTCAAATGCAGCTTGGCGGACGGCCGCTCATCATCGAGTCCGGCAAGATGGCCAAGCAGGCGAGCGGCTCGGTGCTGGTCCGCTACGGCGATACCGTGGTGCTCGTAGCCGCTACAGCTTCCGCATCACCGCGCGAAGGCATCGATTTTTTCCCGTTGACTGTTGACTACGAGGAGCGCCTCTATGCGGTCGGCAAGATTCCGGGAGGCTTCATCAAGCGCGAAGGTCGCCCCAGTGAGGCCGCCATCCTTTCGGGCCGGCTGATCGACCGGACCATCCGGCCGCTGTTTGACGAGTCGTTCCGTAATGACGTTCATGTTGTGGCCACCGTGCTGTCGGTGGACCAGAACAATCCTCCGGATTTGCCGGCGATGATCGGCGCTTCCTGCGCCCTCGCCATTTCCGATATACCGTTCGGCGGTCCCATAGCCGGCGTGCGGGTCGGCCTGGTGGACGACCAGTTCGTCATCAACCCCAATATCGAACAGCAGGAGAAAAGCGACCTCAATTTGGTCGTTTCCGGGACCAAGGACGCGGTGCTGATGGTCGAGGCGGGCGCCAACGAGGTGCCGGAAGCGAAGATTCTCGACGCCATCATGTTCGGTCATGACGTCATCCGCCAGGTCGTGGCCCTCCAGGAGGATATGGTCAGTCAGATCGGCAAACCGAAGCGCGAGCTGAAGCGTTACGAGGTTCCCGCCGAGATCGAAGAGGCTGTGCGGGGTCGCGTTACCGACGCGCTGAAAACGGCGGTCGCCAACGCCGACAAGCAGACCCGTGAGGAGCAGACCAAAAAGGTCAAGGACGAAGCGGTCGCTCATTTTAAAGAGGTATTCCCCGATAACCCCAAGGAAGTTTCCTATATGATCGGCAAAGTTCTGAAGGAAATCGTCCGTCGGATGATTACCGTCGACAAGATCCGCCCCGACGGTCGCAAGCTCGAAGAGGTTAGGCCGATAACCTGCGAGGTCGGCCTGCTGCCGCGCACCCACGGCTCTGGCCTGTTTACCCGCGGCCAGACCCAGATTCTCAGCGTCGTCACCTTAGGGGCGCTCAGCGAAGATCAGTTGCTCGACGGCCTCGGCGTAGAAGATCATAAGCGGTATATCCATCATTATAATTTCCCGCCGTTCAGTGTCGGCGAAACACGGCCGATGCGCGGCCCCGGCCGGCGCGAGATCGGTCACGGCGCTCTGGCCGAACGGGCGCTGCTGCCGATGATTCCTTCCGAGACCGATTTCCCGTACACTCTCCGCCTCGTATCGGAGGCGATCGAGTCCAACGGCTCGACGTCGATGGGCAGCGTGTGCGGCAGTACGCTGGCGCTGATGGACGCCGGCGTGCCGATCAAGGCGCCGGTTTCCGGCGTGGCGATGGGTCTTGTTAAGGATGGCGAGAATTTCACCATTCTGACCGATATCCAGGGGCTGGAAGACGCCCTGGGCGACATGGATTTCAAGGTGGCCGGGACGGAAAAAGGCGTCACCGCCATTCAGATGGATATCAAGATCGCGGGTATCAACCGCGCCATCCTGGACAGCGCGCTAGATCAGGCGCACCGCGGCCGTATGCACATCCTCGGCAAGATGCTGGCCGTTATCGACAAGCCTCGCCCCGATCTGTCCCCGTACGCTCCGCGGATCATCACGCTGCAGATCGACCCGGACAAGATTCGCGACGTTATCGGCCCAGGCGGCAAGATCATCAAGAAGATTATCGAACAGACGGGCGTCACCATCGACATCGAGGACGACGGCAAGGTGTATATCGCCGCCGTCGACCAGGAAGCCGGCAAGAAGGCGGTATCGATCATCGAAACGCTGGTGCGCGATGTGGAGGTGGGGGCTACCTATCTCGGCAAGGTCACCCGCCTGATGAATTTCGGCGCGTTCGTGGAGATTCTTCCCGGCAAGGAAGGCCTTGTCCATATCTCCCAGTTGGCCCTCGAACGGGTCGCAAAGGTCGAGGATGTCGTCAAACCGGGCGATGAAATCCTCGTAAAGGTTACGGAGATCGATCGTCAGGGACGCATCAACCTGTCGCGCAAGGATTTGCTCAGAAGCGAAGCAGCCAAAAATAAGGAAGAATAG
- a CDS encoding polysaccharide deacetylase family protein, with translation MRLFYAGRVPRWYLGFVAGFLILAGLLPGLAELIAADQNVPRPIYNGHPGKQQVALACNIFWGEEYLPTMLDALDRGGVKVTFFIGGSWAKRHPDLVRELAARGHELANHSYSHPHPNTLSVEQNQDQILRTEKLVEELTGVKTKLYAPPYGEFNAAVLKAAAGVGYTTILWSVDTVDWKRPPAETILNRVLGKVHNGAIILMHPTEPTAQALPELIFRLQARGYAIKPVSDILN, from the coding sequence ATGCGGTTGTTTTACGCAGGCCGTGTGCCTCGCTGGTATCTGGGTTTCGTTGCCGGGTTCCTGATCCTCGCCGGCCTGCTTCCGGGGCTGGCGGAGTTGATCGCCGCCGACCAGAACGTGCCGCGGCCGATTTACAATGGCCACCCGGGGAAACAGCAGGTCGCCTTGGCCTGCAATATTTTCTGGGGCGAGGAGTATCTGCCGACAATGCTGGATGCGCTCGACCGCGGCGGGGTCAAGGTTACTTTTTTCATCGGCGGCAGTTGGGCCAAGCGGCATCCCGACCTGGTGCGGGAGTTGGCGGCCCGCGGCCACGAGCTCGCCAACCACAGCTACAGCCACCCGCACCCCAATACCTTGAGTGTCGAGCAGAACCAGGACCAGATTCTACGCACCGAGAAGCTGGTGGAGGAACTGACCGGCGTAAAGACGAAGCTTTACGCGCCGCCTTACGGCGAGTTCAACGCCGCCGTACTGAAGGCGGCGGCCGGGGTCGGCTATACGACGATTTTGTGGAGCGTCGATACCGTCGATTGGAAGCGGCCGCCGGCCGAGACCATCCTGAATAGGGTTCTGGGCAAAGTGCACAACGGCGCGATAATCCTGATGCATCCCACCGAACCGACCGCCCAGGCGCTGCCTGAGCTGATCTTCCGTCTACAGGCAAGGGGGTATGCGATCAAACCGGTTTCTGATATACTGAACTAA
- a CDS encoding glycosyl hydrolase family 18 protein codes for MFKYRQYIAMITLVVMFAAVLAPAAPAQAFSLSDLTGQTTGSDKSSGNGIFNILLGLLLGNLFNNMFGSGQSTGDKPGLPGTLTGGKEMMGFYAEWWPTDTSSYTSLAKNIDKIRTIIPYWGTIEENGALTDRGGKDHASVVKYAHANNTKVLLLVNNAKQTGATVPVHTVLASPALRKTAINNLEAYIKKFNLDGVNIDFEMVPAGDRDNLTAFMKELYGRLKPQGYIVSIDVFPKTDENNDVSAAYDYGQLALYADRIAVMTYDNHGVWSGPGPIADINWVENSLKYALRFIPKHKLYLGVAGYGYDWSSKGVESREYAPIMDLADKHGAAVKWDEASKSPFFNYTDSDGVSHTVWFENARSAAYKLDLVKKYDIAGAALWKLGEEDPALWRTVKEKFGP; via the coding sequence ATGTTTAAATACAGGCAGTATATCGCCATGATTACCCTTGTTGTCATGTTCGCCGCCGTCCTCGCGCCGGCAGCGCCGGCACAGGCTTTTTCGCTTAGCGACCTCACCGGGCAGACCACCGGCTCGGACAAGTCGTCCGGCAACGGGATTTTCAACATCCTGCTGGGGCTGCTTCTCGGCAACCTGTTTAATAACATGTTCGGCTCCGGTCAGTCGACGGGGGACAAGCCCGGTCTGCCGGGGACGCTGACAGGCGGCAAGGAAATGATGGGCTTTTACGCCGAGTGGTGGCCGACCGATACGTCGTCTTACACTTCGCTGGCCAAGAATATCGACAAGATCAGGACGATCATCCCTTACTGGGGAACGATCGAGGAGAACGGCGCACTCACCGACCGGGGCGGCAAAGATCACGCTTCGGTGGTCAAGTACGCCCACGCTAACAACACCAAGGTATTGCTGCTGGTCAACAACGCGAAGCAGACGGGGGCGACCGTGCCGGTGCACACCGTACTGGCCAGCCCGGCGCTGCGCAAGACGGCGATCAACAATCTGGAGGCCTATATCAAGAAATTCAATCTGGACGGCGTCAATATCGACTTCGAGATGGTGCCGGCCGGCGACCGCGATAATTTGACGGCTTTTATGAAGGAGCTGTACGGCCGCCTGAAACCCCAGGGTTATATCGTGTCCATCGATGTGTTCCCGAAAACCGATGAAAACAACGACGTATCGGCGGCCTACGACTATGGTCAGCTCGCCCTGTACGCCGACCGCATCGCGGTGATGACTTACGATAATCATGGGGTGTGGAGCGGTCCGGGACCGATCGCCGATATCAACTGGGTGGAGAATAGCCTCAAGTACGCCCTGCGGTTCATTCCCAAGCACAAGCTGTACCTGGGCGTGGCCGGTTATGGCTACGACTGGTCGAGCAAAGGAGTGGAGAGCCGCGAGTATGCCCCGATCATGGATTTGGCCGATAAACACGGCGCTGCCGTGAAATGGGACGAGGCCTCGAAATCGCCGTTCTTCAATTACACTGACTCGGACGGCGTCAGCCACACCGTCTGGTTCGAGAATGCCAGGAGCGCCGCGTACAAGCTCGATCTCGTCAAAAAGTACGATATCGCCGGCGCGGCCCTGTGGAAGCTGGGCGAGGAGGACCCGGCCCTGTGGCGGACGGTCAAGGAGAAGTTCGGGCCGTGA